A window of Castanea sativa cultivar Marrone di Chiusa Pesio chromosome 1, ASM4071231v1 contains these coding sequences:
- the LOC142620318 gene encoding uncharacterized protein LOC142620318 encodes MEASSSSSSTSLVLYRASVPSSASSSHRVPLLMEERTTDAEDRKLWPSAVEKHFIDVLLEEDAKWNMPQGQFKTGTWTVIMDEFNKRTNKNYKKTQLTQKYQRMKGRHRTFSQLIERTGMGWDPISNTVTASEEVWATAFAVNHKFKEFKKKGLQHYKLLGRLFNSNTTTGFFQISSTQPTPNSDEKRELDAVFLSTEVHVNVNTDSVDDMEELPTPSEAQSRRQAENRPVEPSHSSGKRKKWHSLETMSEAIWGFTDMRNQRGKKSTDIEESSVGGHTESIMQVVTLLNQHTDVDHVTYCKVVQELHNTKSRVAFFAMTVDRRRAWIEFFGGGVQ; translated from the exons ATGGAagcctcatcctcatcctcatccacCTCTCTCGTGCTATACAGAGCATCAGTGCCCTCCTCTGCTTCCTCCTCTCACCGTGTCCCCTTACTG ATGGAAGAGAGAACAACTGATGCCGAGGATAGGAAGTTGTGGCCTTCCGCAGTCGAGAAGCATTTCATTGATGTATTGTTAGAAGAGGACGCTAAATGGAATATGCCCCAAGGCCAGTTCAAGACTGGAACTTGGACAGTTATTATGGATGAGTTTAACAAACGCacgaataaaaattacaagaagACACAACTTACACAAAAATATCAACGAATGAAAGGTCGTCACCGCACATTCTCCCAGCTCATCGAACGTACGGGAATGGGATGGGACCCCATTTCAAATACGGTGACGGCCAGTGAGGAAGTATGGGCTACTGCATTTGCG GTCAATCATAAATTCAAGGAGTTCAAGAAAAAGGGGCTGCAACACTACAAGCTGTTGGGCAGGCTTTTCAATTCAAACACAACCACTGGTTTCTTCCAAATATCATCTACCCAACCAACTCCCAACAGTGACGAAAAGAGAGAGCTGGATGCAGTCTTCCTATCAACAGAGGTACATGTCAATGTCAACACTGATAGTGTGGACGACATGGAGGAGCTGCCCACACCGAGTGAAGCCCAAAGTAGGAGGCAAGCTGAAAACCGGCCAGTTGAACCGTCTCATTCAAGCGGAAAAAGGAAGAAATGGCACTCCCTTGAAACCATGAGTGAGGCAATTTGGGGGTTTACTGACATGAGGAACCAGAGGGGGAAAAAGTCCACCGATATCGAAGAGTCTAGTGTAGGGGGTCACACTGAGTCAATTATGCAAGTTGTAACACTACTCAACCAACACACCGATGTGGATCATGTCACATATTGCAAGGTCGTGCAAGAGCTTCATAACACCAAGAGTAGAGTCGCTTTTTTTGCTATGACGGTCGATAGAAGAAGGGCTTGGATTGAGTTTTTTGGGGGTGGAGTGCAGTAG